The Candidatus Binataceae bacterium DNA window CGCGGACCGTACCGCCGCCCAATCCTGACTGTCAAGCCGAGTCAACCGCCACTTCCTCGGCGCCGATCTTTTGGCTGTTTGCCACCATTTTCCCCTGCTCCAAAGGTGCCCCACGCCGCGTGCCGCCGCCGCCTCGAAAGCAAGCTGACTGACACAACGGCAAAGCTGACCAACCTGACATGGTAAAACCGATCCTGCGCTCCCAATTATGGCATATGCTCTTGGCCTGCGTGCTTTGCGTGCCTGCCCATAGCGCGCCAGCAGCGTTGCCAGCGGCCCTTCCCGATGCTCGTATTACAGCCCTCACGTCCCCTCCGCACGGGCTGGGTCTCCCACGCCTCGGTTTCTTCTCCCGCGGCAGCACCCTGCGCGTGGCGGCACGCTGCCAGGCCGGCTCGCCCTTGATTGAGATAACTGGCCGCGCCGACTTCTTTCCAGGCCAGGGCGTAAGCCTGCCTCAATGTGGGCCGGCGCCGTCCGTTCCCTCACCGGCCGCACCCACCCTGCGTTCGCTGTGTCGGACACTGCCTTGCCCGCACCTTGCGCACTGGAGCTACGAGATTGTCGCAATCGACGCTAATCATGGGCTGTCACGCGCCAGCCCAGCGGCGCCATCGGTGCTCAATGCCAATGCTCTCAGCGTGGAGGATCACAACCTAATTACCTGGACCCCAGTTCCGCACGCGGTCGCCTATGCCATATACCGCAGTCGCGACACCGGGCCGTTTCGACTCCTGACCTACAGCCAGATCTCCGCCTTCGATGATTTTGGCCAGCCCGCGGTCGCCGCGGCTGGCTCAATACCGCCTGAAGCGCCCGCCAGGCCGATTCTCGGCAACCTGGTAGCGATCATAGCTTCGCGAACCGCCACCCAGGTGCGGCTCAATCACCCCGCCATTGCTTCATGCCCCCATACCTGGTTGGTCCACGACGACGCTCCGATCCTTCAGCGCGCCCTCGACAGCCTTCCTACCCGCACGGCCGACAATCCCGGCGGCGGGACGTTGTGGCTACCCCCAGGTAGTTACACCTGGGCCTCTCCCGTAACCATTACTGGAGCAAGCGGCGTGGTGTTGAGAGGCGCCGGACGGTGGGCCACGCAAATCAATCCAAGTGTGGAGCTGGCCGGGATGGCCGCCTTTCGTTTTATTGACTCTCGCGACAGCGGAGTGGAGCAAATGTGGATTAATGGCGCCCAAGTTAACGGCGCCACCCCCGGAACGGCGGTGGAATTCAATGAAAACTCCCGCCTAGGCCCCTCATCCACTCACAACCTGGCCCGCGATCTGATAATCGGCAACCCCAGTACTGGTGGCAGCGTGGTCAACGGTATCGTCTTTTCCGCCATCAATGACGCGAATAATGAAAACAGCGACATCGAAAACGTCGTCATCGAGGATTTCGCCGGCTGTGGCATCCTGATCGGCCATTCCAACTCCGAGGGCCATCGCTTTCGCCATCTGGATATCGGTTACGGCCCATGCGGTATCCAGGCGTGGTCCGGAGGATTCACCGACGAGCAGGGCTTCTATGCTTTAAATCGCTACCCGCAAGCGGTGGTTTATGACTTCCAGCCGGGCACCATGTATCACTCCGTCCAATCCATCGGGATGTTCGCCGAAACCGGGGCCCAATTGCTGCGTGCCAGTCCCCAACTGCGCAACCTCATCGTCAACATCGTCGCGATGGATTTTACCGGCGGGCTTCCCGGCGAGGACCTGATCGACCTCGCCTCCTCCGACTCCGCCCTGACCATCACCGCAAGCTGGCTGCAAACCGGCCAACCTCGCACCGCTATCCACAGCAGCGGCACCGGCAACACCGTCCGGCTGATGAACAACGGTGGATTGGGGCTGAGCACGATCGACGCCGGCAACGGCGCCGTCGCCAGTATCGGGAATAACTGGTACCAGGTCCCCCGTTTTGTCACTGGACCCGATAGACTGGTCCAACTGGGCGACTGGATCAGTCCTACCCAAACTCTCGCCGGCAGCCTGCGGCCATCTCTGGGCGCTCAACATTGAACCACATTTAATTACGGTGCAACGGAAGGGTATTATCCACTGTACTGTGCTATCCTAGCTCGCCGTAAAGGAGAACTTCTCCAATGAGGAAACTTGCTATCGCGGCCGGCGCCTCGCTGGCAACCCTTCTCCTGATCGCCGGCGGACGGTTGCCCGCTGCGCCCCAGTCCGCAGCGACCTGCTTCTCTTACTTGCGGAAAATAGTTGCACCGGTGGTTTATGCCGCATCCTCCGCCACCAACGCGGACTTGGCTCATGCGCCCGCCAAGATGGGCGCCATTCCGCAGATGAAAATCGACACTGAGATGTCGGCCAAGTTTCTCAAGGTGCTCGATTCAATCCCTGGCGGCCCGGTGCAGCCATGCTCGGAACTCTCCGACCCCTACCCTGAATTCAATGGCGTCGCGATTGATTCCAAGGCTGGAGTCGCCGTCTTGAGCGACCCCAACCTCAAGGGTGCGCTGGTTTACGATCTCAACGTCAAAGCCAGCCCCAAAGACCAGGAGCCCACGCCCTACAAGGGTTGGGTCAAAGGGCCAGCCACGTTTTTGTCCTTCGCCACCGGAATTGGCCTGGATACGGCCCGCCACGAGTTCTACATCGCCGAGAACGACTACGGCGATGACATCGCGCGGTTCCCGTATAACGCCGACGGCGACTACACCGCCAAGGTGCTGGCGGTGCCTCATGGGGCATACGGCATCGCGGTCAGCCAGAAGTATCAGCAGATGGCGGTGAGCGTCGAGCATAACGCCCAGATCGTGTTCTACAAGTTGCGCGCCGAGAAGGTCGATCTGCCGCTGCGCTCCATTCGGGGTGACCGGACAAAGATGGCCGACCCCCACGGAATAGCCTGGGACGAAAAGCATGGCGAGATCTTTGTTGCCAATTACGGCAACTGGTCACGCGGCGAGTGGGACCAAGACTACAACGGCGGTGGCCGCTACTTTCCGCCCTCGATCACGGTGTACCGCGACGATGCCAAGGGCGACGTCGCGCCCATCCGCGTGATCCAAGGGACGCGCACCCAGTTCAACTGGCCTACCGGAATCGCCGTCGATCCCGACCATAACGAGATTTTTGTCACCAACGAGATCAGCAACGATATTCTGGTCTTCCGTCGCGACGCCAACGGCAATGCGGCCCCGCTGCGGGTCCTGGGCGGTCCACGCACCCTGATTTGGCATCCGATGGGCGTGGCGATCGACCCTGTGCGCAACGAAATCTGGGTCGCCAATTTCAACCATACCGCAGAGGTCTTTGCTCGCGATGCGCAGGGTGACATCGCGCCCCGCCGCCTGATTCGCAACGCCCCCGCCGGCTCCCCTCACGCCGGTTTCGGCAATCCCACCGCGATCGCCTACGACTCGCGGCGCGACGAAATCTTGGTCCCCAATTGAGTGACCGATCCGCGCGTCGCGGCATTTGCCCGTGTGGCAAGTGGCAACATCGAGCCCATTCGCGTGATCGAAGGTCAACGCACCAAGCTAACCCGGGTCGCTCACGGCATCACCTATGACCCGGTCAACGATTTGATTATCGCCACCGAGCCGCTGGCCAGCTCGATCGTATTCTTCAAGGGCGGCAGTGGCGGTAACGTGCCGCCCCTGCGCGTCATCCAGGGCCCCCACACCGAGCTTCATCAACCCTGGCAAGTGGCGGTGGACGCGGTGCATAAAGAGGTCTGGATAGCCGATTACGGTCAAGCCCACATTGCCGCTTTCCCGCTGTTCGGCAACGGTGACGTCGCCCCCCTGCGTGTCATCTCTGATTCCAAGGATGGTATGCGCGTGGTCTCCGGTGTGGCGGTCGACCCAAAGACCAATCTGGTGGTTGCCGCCGCTCGCAACGCCCATTACCAGGGCGGCTTATTCATCTTCGACCGCACCACCAATGGCGACGTCGCTCCCTTGCGCCTGATCGCCGGGCCCACCACCGGAATCCGCGGCTTGTGGCACGTCCAGATGCTTAACGGCAAAATTTTTGCCACCGTTTCGGAGGGCGCCTATCGCCCACCCTACGATCCCGGCGGCTATGCGCCGGTGGCCAATTGTAATGGGCCGATCTCCGAATTCGCACCCGCGCCTTTGGGCTTTCTAGGCGTATGGAACGAGACCGACGATGGTGACGTGGCTCCGCGCGCGATTATCCGCGGCGCCGACACCTTGATCGTTCAGCCCAACGGTTTGGCGCTCGACCCCAAGCATGGGGAGATCTTCATCAGCACTGGCATGAGGAACGGGCTGGCGGCCTACCATCTGCCCGGCTTCTTCTAACCCCATCCCCGCCGCGGGGCCGCAATTCGCACCCGGCCCCGCGCGACTCCCCTCATCACCCGAGCCATCGCGCACGTTCACCCATCGAACGGGGCGGACAGCGCGAGAGCACGCCTCAGTAGCGCTGGAGGAATTCAATCAACAAATTCATCGCTCGCACCGAGGCGTCGGTCTTGGGATAATCGCGCAGGAAGCGATCCCCCTGTCCTTCGAACACCTCCAGCGTAAGCTGGCCGCCGGCCTTGCGATACCCTTCCACAAAGCGATGGCGGTCGGCCTCGGGATGAACTAGGTCGATGCCCGACTGCAAGTAGAGTACCGGCGGCGTGGCGATTGATTCGCCGCGCTCCAACACCAGCACTGGGTCGCCGTCTGCCATCGCCTCCTCGGTAATCCAGTATTTGTGATGGGCGGGCAAGACGTTATCGATGTAATCGGGATAGGGCTTGCCACCCTCCTTGATCTTCTTGGCATAACGGTAGCGGCCCAACGGACTGATTACCGGGCAAAATAGTGCTACGCAGCAGACCGTGGCATCAACCGCCGGCGCACCTGCGGGAGTGGGAATGGCGCTGTAGCGCGGCTCGCTGGGTAGCATCCCCAGCAACATCGCTTGATGGCCGCCGCTGGATACCCCAAAAATCCCTACCCGCTGCGCGCGTGTACCGAACTCCTCGGCGTGACTCTTCAGCCATCGAATCGCAAAATTGATGTCTGCCAGCGAACCCGGGTAGGACGCCCACGGCGGCATCCTAAAGTCCACCGAGGCGACCACGATACCGGCCTTGGCCAAAGTCTCGCCCAGATAGGTGTCGCTGTGACGATCCAGATTGCACCAGGCTCCGCCGTGAACATCGATAATGGCGGGAAACGGCCCTTGACCGCGCGGC harbors:
- a CDS encoding glycosyl hydrolase family 28-related protein, whose protein sequence is MAARCQAGSPLIEITGRADFFPGQGVSLPQCGPAPSVPSPAAPTLRSLCRTLPCPHLAHWSYEIVAIDANHGLSRASPAAPSVLNANALSVEDHNLITWTPVPHAVAYAIYRSRDTGPFRLLTYSQISAFDDFGQPAVAAAGSIPPEAPARPILGNLVAIIASRTATQVRLNHPAIASCPHTWLVHDDAPILQRALDSLPTRTADNPGGGTLWLPPGSYTWASPVTITGASGVVLRGAGRWATQINPSVELAGMAAFRFIDSRDSGVEQMWINGAQVNGATPGTAVEFNENSRLGPSSTHNLARDLIIGNPSTGGSVVNGIVFSAINDANNENSDIENVVIEDFAGCGILIGHSNSEGHRFRHLDIGYGPCGIQAWSGGFTDEQGFYALNRYPQAVVYDFQPGTMYHSVQSIGMFAETGAQLLRASPQLRNLIVNIVAMDFTGGLPGEDLIDLASSDSALTITASWLQTGQPRTAIHSSGTGNTVRLMNNGGLGLSTIDAGNGAVASIGNNWYQVPRFVTGPDRLVQLGDWISPTQTLAGSLRPSLGAQH
- a CDS encoding alpha/beta hydrolase, which encodes MANQYSFDVQEVEYLSHNGKPLMAKLYRPRGQGPFPAIIDVHGGAWCNLDRHSDTYLGETLAKAGIVVASVDFRMPPWASYPGSLADINFAIRWLKSHAEEFGTRAQRVGIFGVSSGGHQAMLLGMLPSEPRYSAIPTPAGAPAVDATVCCVALFCPVISPLGRYRYAKKIKEGGKPYPDYIDNVLPAHHKYWITEEAMADGDPVLVLERGESIATPPVLYLQSGIDLVHPEADRHRFVEGYRKAGGQLTLEVFEGQGDRFLRDYPKTDASVRAMNLLIEFLQRY